aaaaatttaaaaacttattccggtgttaccatttagtggtcaattgtacggaatatgtactgtactgtgcaatttactaatacaagtttcaatcaatcaatcaaccaaaacattaacacactagggccaatttattgtgaaaatatttcaacggaaataaaaaaaaaattatgttggagttcgggtgttggtggggggaacagtgataaagttgtctaaaataatttgtgttaaaaaaggggGCAGAAAAATATGAGACTAATATTCtttcatctgctcctttctggCTATGGAAAATGTATAACtgacaaaaaaacaatgactGCGTGAACTGTAcgtatgcattttcatgaaaggaataaaaagaaaTGATGATGACATATAATAAAATTTGtgttaaagtaaaacaaatatatattcaaAAAGTTGTAAAATACATTACCGTAATTAAAACGTACTATACTTACCCTGCATTTCCCAGTGTTCATTGCGTGCCATCTTATGGACTCTCCCGTTGTTCGTGACGCCCAGGCATTATGGGAAATGAAGTACACGTCCTCTATCTCCAGTCCCACGCAGGTTTCGCGAGATTTACCGTGTGGTTGTGGCGTGTAGCAACGCTCGATTAGTGTGGCAGGCGAAGGGAAGCATACTGATATGAAATCTACGTGGAGGTGAGACGAACATGAGTCCACGCTGCTAGGATGTAGGGTGGTTAGCCTCCATTACCGTCACTATTTTTTTGGAGCTGTGGAACTTTGTAAGGGCGGatgtagccttttttttttttttttttagccgccCCCTCTTGCTTCTGGGACGTCTGCATTGAGGTAGAGCTAAAGGCGAGAAGGTGAAGTGTTAACACGACATGACGGTTTGACTTATATGTTGGACGACATCCAACAAAGGTGAGACTTGTCGCCGCTTTCTCGCTCCGTATTGTCACAAATGCTAATATGTCACGTTGCTAGCACTGGCGTTAAAACAGAACTGGGGTTTTAGGCGACGGAAATACACAGGAAGTGTTTCCCTGGGACGTGATGCCATTGGCTGTTGGGGCTGTCAATCTCGTGGGATTGTGATGACGTCATCCGGAGATTGCCCTCCTCCCAGCGTTATCATATTACAATAATAAGATTGACTGAcagtctttctttttcttttttgttccaGCCAGTAACTTTTTACATCCTTGGAGGCATGTCAAAGAAAAGAGGCAGGTATGTTCACACCAAGTTgctgtacttaaaggcctactgaaacccactactacccaccacgcagtctggtagtttatatatcaatgatgaaataataacattgcaacacatgtcaatacggcctttttagtttattaaattgcaattttaaatttcccgggagtttcgtcttgaagacgtcacaggtttttaggaagtatgagcgctacgcacacacacagttaaaagtcgtctgctttaatcgcataagcacacagtattttggacatctgtgttgctgaatcttttgcaattttttcaataaataatggagaagtcaaagtagaaagatggagttgggattccgatgtttttagacaaatttagtaggataattcagggaaatcccttatctttctattgtgttgctagtgttttagtgagttaaatagtacctgatagtcgtaggggtgtgtccacgggtgtgttgacaccaacgtctcaggggagtcgacggcagctttatgtacggggcaagctcagcttttctccggtaagaagcaactttttaaccacaattttctcaccgaaacctgctggttgacattccgtcgtgtttcatgttcgcttgaccgcgctctgatccataggaaagtttcacctccgggaattttaaacaagaaaacaccgtgtgtttgtgtggctaaaggctaaaatcttcccacctccatcttttgaCTTTTACTTCtcgattattaattgaacaaattgcaaaagattcagcaacacagatgtccagaatactgtttaattatgcgattaaagcagactacttatagcttggatcgggctggaaaataatgtccgctacaacccgagacgtcaaacgcacgcgtcatcataccacaacgttttcaacaagacactttgcgggaaatttaaaattgcaatttagtaaactaaaaaggccgtattggcatgtgatgcaatgttaatatttcatcattggtatataaacaatcagactgcgtggtgggtagtagtgggtttcagtaggcctttaagcacagCTATATGCTAAATGTAAAGAGGCAGTACATCTGTATAGAAACATAATATTGTTTCCAAGCATCTATTAATAACATAATACAGTCAGTGTGAAATTGCCTCCCTTTAGCCTACAGTAAAAGTTTACAGTTATCAATCTACCTTAGGCCATAGAGATAAGAGTGCATCGTGATGATAATAATGTTTATAATAAATTGTATGAAGAGTTTATAGGCTAAATTCAACATATTAcctacaaaaatatttttacaatgtgAATTACTTTCACTCGGAACCATTTTACCACATCAAAATTcattattttaatgtataataTAATAACTTATATTATCAAAACATATTCATGTTTGACTGATTCATATATTCCACTGCCTTTTTAATTATATAATagcatttatgtttatttaatggtattttcaattatttttacaGCCATTTAtttaatggatatatatatatatatatatatatatatatatatatcaaagatggtaaatgggttgtacttgtatagcgcttttctacccatttttaaggagcccaaagcgctttgacagtatttccacattcacacactgatgatacacatacaatataaatatattattttcccaaacttatttttatttgtatttcattCACATGTTCAATTATGTTTAtaattttttcatacataaaCGATGATGACTCTTTTGGAATTGCTAAAAATGTGtactacattttttttctttatgaaAATAAGAACAGTGTTCATTATCAATGTTGATAATATTACACATTTAATAATTGTGAAACATAAACTAAAAAAAGACTGACATTCAATGACCTCTGATTATAAAACTACATTTATAATTGTTTAATGGAGTTTTATTAACACATATTTATGTAGAATACATCTCATTTGAttaatatttgtttattattgtgaTTGCAGTTTGCAATGGTCCTTAAGTTGTAGTagtatatttaaatgttttttttaagttgtaaTAATTCAGAAACATTTATGTATATGATGTAATGCACTTCTATGGCAAAGCTCCGGCCAAAATAACTGTAAACATATTAACGTTATACCTGTTTGTCAAAATTAGCATAATCATCTTTTAAAAGGTCAATAACATTTATAGATGTGTCTGGTGCAGTTGAAATATTTCTTTTCAAGGTCATGTTCTGATACTGTATGCATTGTTTACTGACTCAAGTCAAAGTCGCCTCTGAAAGGCAATTTATACACTTATTTTGCAGAAAGCGAAGCAGCGGGGAACTGAGTGACACACTAACCCCTGACCCCAACTGCATCCTGGGACTTCGCATTCAGCACAACTGGCGGGAGAAGGGCAACCAAAGCAAATGGAAGGGCACCGTGCTGGACAGGCTCAGCGTGAACCCGTCGCTCTTCATGGTCAAGTACGACGGCTTCGACTGCGTCTACGGCATCGAACTGTTCAAAGACGAGCGAGTGTCTAACCTGCAGGTCCTCTCAGAAAGCGTCGGTAAGCTGAGGCACGTTCAAGAAGTATCGAGATGTATTATACATTTCTCTATCACACCTTTCTCCGTAGTAAACAACAGGATCAGGATACCTCCTGGGGCAGAGGAGCTGGTGGGCAAAGCTGTGGAGCATCTCTTTGAAAAGGAGGATGGAGAGAAGAACGAATGGAGGGGCATGGTACTCTCCAGAGCTCCCATTATGACCAATTGGTATTATATCACCTATGAAAAGGACCCGGTGCTTTATATGTACCAGCTGTGGGACGACTATGCCGACGGAGACCTCAGGATTTTGCCCGAAGCAGGTAATTTGTACGGAACTTCCCTAAAAGTTGTGTGGTCTTGTTAATTGTACCCGAGGGTCTCCATTGAAAAGTATGTAATgacaaacaaaaaattatttaacCAACTTGCACAATCTTTTTAACAAGCATACCATATGGGTAACTGAAGACGTGTCCAAATATAAAACAACCCCTCTTTATCAAGACCTATTTTTTAGTGGCTCGACATGTGTTGATCACCGTTATCTTTTACATTACCATCTTAACTCCTCTTGTGACGCTTTAAGACACTTTTTTCCTGTTGATCTTTGTACTTTCATTTCTATTACAACCAGAAATGTGCAACAATGAGAAATTTGTAATAGAAacacctatattttgaaagacctCCCAAATATCGCTAAAACATTTTTGCGCTCTCATGAGGTGGTTTTTGAGACGTTTCGATATTTAAGTTTCCTGCAAAAGCATGATGGAAACACCTTTTCCACATTTAGAGGTCACCTAAACACCGAACCGGGATGGACGGGTCGCCTTGGTCTCACTTCCGTTCGGTCAGCCAGGTCGTGCGAGGTGGAACCACCGCAATAGAGGCCGATCCGCAGGCTCAGAGACCCAAATGCCCGGACAAGTGTCGAGGGGGCCAAAAGGACATTGCCTTTGAGCTATAACCCACTGCCTTTGTCATCTATTGACATCACAACAACAGCAGTGTTTGCAATATCTTCcagaaagttaagttaaagtaccaatgattgtcacacatacactaggtgttggtaaatgtgtcctctgcatttgacccatcctcttgttcaccccctgggaggtgaggggagcagtgagcagcaacggtggccgtgcccgggaatcattttggtgatttaacccccaattccaacccttgatgctgagtgtaggtaatgggtcccacttttatagtctttggtatgactcagccggggtttgaactcacgacatgCCGaactcagggcgaacactctaaccacgaggccactgtgCAGGTCCAAGTGGAGTCTCGCGAGAAAGAGATTTTATAAGAATTACGGCTCACGACACAAAACACCCTTTAATGCAGTCCAGCAGGGAAAatgctttttttcctttttgctgtaccagaatatgatgaggcgtacagtacaggccaaaaatttaaaaaaaccttgtcattcaatgtgttttctttattttcatgactatttacattgtatattgccactgaaggcatcaacactatgaatgaacacgtggagttatttacttaacaaaaaaagatgaattaactgaaaacatgttttatattctagttccttcaaaatagccaccctttgctctgaatactgctttgcacactcttggcattgtctcgctgagcttcaagaagtagtcacttgaaatggttttcacttcacaggtgtgcttgaagcttatCAAAGGAATGCCAAGAGGTTGCAAAGGAGTAATcccagcaaagggtggctattttgaagaacctacaatataaaacatgttttcaattgtttcagctttttttgttaagtacataaccccaCATCTGTATCAGGAAATATTTGAGAAGCTCTGCTTTATAAGGAAATACCTACAAGTCGCTAATGTACTTTATAGAAATTTTACAACTATCGGTAAAAACCGCAATGGAAACACAGCTATATCTCTACAGGGACCTAATTTATAAAACTAAAATATCCAGATTTATgaaaacacatttgtatgcaGTCTTCACAAATTTTACCCTCTAGTTCCCATTACCGCATGTTcctttcggggttgtgggggtctggagcctatcccagctgcactttaACAATCATCTATATATGGTCAATGCTCAGTAGCTCATGAATATGGTAAAAATTGTTGGACAGTCAAAGAAAATGGAGGCAGCAACTCCAAATAAGAAGGCAACATCTTGCGACGTGGGCTTATTACGTCCAGCTGAAGCCAAACATCAGCCCTAATGGGACTCTCCGAAAAGTGCACAAAAGCAGGCGCCGAGACACTGTAGCTGTAGTTCCAACCAGTTCGCAGGTTTAGGAGACCTCCTTCAATGGTcagtaatgatccttccgcaagTTCACCTACAAAAACATTGTTACAGATTTTACTTTCTCAAAATCAGTGCTTCTTAACCATAGGGACCACCAAAAAATATCTTTCAcaactgtggtccgtatgggccgcagcggtactcagttgtaattcacttttccaccacttgtagcAGTAATGACTATCAAAACAGGTTGCTTATAAAAAGAGAATCGCCAAGTCGATTTCATGCAATCTTTttaatgattggtcaaaaggtgACTAGAGGGCACCATGTTTTCTACCAAGTCTGAGCTGATTTTATATGTTCGGGGCGCTTCTTTATTTTTTGACGTGCAAAAATGCCCTTTTGTGCAGCATGGGACTGCTCTTCCCACAAGAATTGTGgaattttctctttttttttcatcaacCCGGAAAGAAGACAAGTAGGGGAAGTGAAGGTTCGCCATCAATACTGTTGAGCCACTAAATACAGTGTCTTGTTCAGAacaacacagaagctaatacaattGATAAGAccagaaattaacaaattaaagagaGTTTGACAAAAACGGATTCTTTGAATCGCCATAAAACTGAAATAATTAAATTCGGTAACagcagaaaagaaagtcaaacaaaaCTAAAAAGTAGACAATGAAAGAGTCAAATAAACcacattttgggtgtaataatagatgataaaattaactggaaatttCATATAAAGATATACAATATTAAGTGGccagaaatacatcaataaagcaaaatatgttctggaccaacaATCCCTCCATATTCTCTACGCCTCGCCAGCGTTACCATATCgaagttattgtgcagaaatatggggaaataactacaaaagtatgcTTATTCACTTAGCATGctacaaaaaagaaaaatcaattagaataatacataatgttgaatattgagaacatttgAACCCTTTATTGAATCAAAATGATTGAAAGTCAATGAGCGGTTAAAATTCTTTAAAAAGTAAAAGGAGGGTAATAACTTATTTTGTGGgtaattctttatttttttttttacgtttattgCGCTGTCAAGTGCATGTTTGAGTGCCAGCTGGTCGCGAAACACTGCAGGAATGTAGCAGCAGAGTGCGTCAAATACGGCcgcaaaattttactgtaatgaaaataaaagcatgttttattgtaagtttatgagctggagtatgtttagaactatatatatatatatatatatatatatatatatatatatatatatatatatatatatatatatg
This genomic window from Nerophis ophidion isolate RoL-2023_Sa linkage group LG26, RoL_Noph_v1.0, whole genome shotgun sequence contains:
- the LOC133543805 gene encoding spindlin-1-like, which produces MSKKRGRKRSSGELSDTLTPDPNCILGLRIQHNWREKGNQSKWKGTVLDRLSVNPSLFMVKYDGFDCVYGIELFKDERVSNLQVLSESVVNNRIRIPPGAEELVGKAVEHLFEKEDGEKNEWRGMVLSRAPIMTNWYYITYEKDPVLYMYQLWDDYADGDLRILPEAENKHLLPADRKPGEETESLVGKQVEYVTDKGVKRTGLVIYQVPAKPSVYYIKYDDDFHVHVYDLVKTT